A window of Phyllobacterium sp. T1293 contains these coding sequences:
- a CDS encoding VOC family protein yields the protein MPNLENIRKQAKQYLRWHRERYYPVAAEIRANLPRFQHLDDSGILDASFKLSDAQELIARQMGFEGWQALKSGAQTMSSHSKQSAPRPVLSSTSAQLFVADIKTSCDFFTEKLGFTVDFVYGEPPFYGQVIRGRAQLALRLVCEPVFVGNIRQREHLLSASITVDTADEIKHLFLDFQAADVPFHQPLKKEPWGARNFIVLDPDGNLIQFAGPAE from the coding sequence ATGCCGAATCTCGAGAACATCAGGAAACAAGCCAAGCAATATCTGCGTTGGCACCGTGAACGATATTATCCCGTCGCCGCTGAAATCCGGGCAAACCTGCCCCGCTTTCAGCATCTCGATGATAGCGGGATATTGGACGCAAGTTTCAAGCTCAGCGATGCGCAGGAACTCATCGCACGGCAGATGGGATTCGAGGGATGGCAGGCGCTCAAATCAGGAGCCCAAACCATGAGCAGCCACAGCAAACAATCCGCACCACGCCCGGTCCTCAGTTCAACCTCGGCACAGCTCTTTGTCGCCGATATCAAAACCTCGTGCGACTTTTTCACTGAAAAACTCGGTTTCACCGTCGATTTTGTTTACGGTGAACCGCCCTTCTACGGGCAGGTGATCCGTGGCAGGGCGCAACTCGCCCTGCGGCTGGTGTGTGAACCCGTCTTTGTCGGCAATATTCGGCAGCGCGAACATTTGCTTTCCGCCTCCATCACGGTTGATACCGCCGACGAGATCAAACACCTGTTTCTCGATTTCCAAGCTGCCGATGTGCCGTTTCATCAGCCCTTGAAGAAAGAGCCGTGGGGTGCGCGAAACTTCATCGTGCTTGACCCCGACGGCAATCTCATCCAGTTCGCCGGTCCGGCGGAATAG
- a CDS encoding DUF1236 domain-containing protein, with translation MNKVLILTASAFLATSGFAWAQDKVYVEVPQPARDYVIAHPSDPVVIDGELSQGYVVPQTVTVRPIPDSPGYGYIYVDGRPVIVSLENREVVYLSDSRDSPVPDDVITYVEQNPVDTVAIDDITTGAIVPDDVDLAPVPSQPRYAYIYVDGGPALVDKRTRRVVWVR, from the coding sequence ATGAACAAGGTTCTTATACTCACCGCATCGGCATTCTTAGCCACAAGCGGTTTCGCATGGGCGCAGGACAAGGTCTATGTCGAGGTTCCGCAGCCCGCCCGTGATTATGTCATTGCGCACCCGTCTGATCCCGTTGTGATTGATGGTGAGCTGTCGCAAGGCTATGTGGTGCCGCAGACTGTTACAGTCAGGCCCATTCCCGATAGTCCGGGCTATGGCTACATCTATGTGGATGGCCGTCCCGTGATCGTTTCGCTGGAGAATCGCGAAGTCGTCTATCTCTCCGATAGCCGCGATAGTCCGGTTCCCGATGATGTCATCACTTATGTCGAGCAGAATCCCGTTGATACGGTCGCCATTGATGACATCACGACAGGCGCAATTGTACCTGATGATGTTGATCTGGCTCCGGTACCTTCCCAGCCGCGCTATGCCTATATCTATGTGGATGGCGGCCCGGCGCTGGTTGATAAGCGCACACGCCGGGTCGTCTGGGTTCGCTAG
- a CDS encoding sulfite oxidase heme-binding subunit YedZ, whose amino-acid sequence MKFPWNDRAGKLSVLKIAALLAAFIPLVFITTGYKANILGPRPITEAIHQTGDWAIRFFLISLAVTPLRHITRWNRLILIRRILGLTALAYAALHFSLYIVDQNWNLLRVASEIWLRIYLLIGFTTLLGLTALGVTSTDGMIRRMGKNWNRLHSLAYPLAALGVLHFFMQSKADVTQATLMAGFLIALLLYRFAHARAFSLSSIWTLLVVAVLAALGTALAEYLWFALATKIPPTRVLFANLSFSYSIRPMWWILMAALLPALWVGIKPATHSQSRKLNPLAQK is encoded by the coding sequence ATGAAATTTCCATGGAATGACCGGGCAGGCAAATTGTCGGTCCTAAAAATTGCGGCCCTGCTTGCCGCTTTTATTCCGCTTGTGTTCATCACCACGGGCTACAAGGCCAATATTCTCGGCCCACGGCCAATCACCGAAGCCATCCACCAGACCGGCGACTGGGCCATCCGTTTCTTTCTCATTTCACTTGCGGTCACACCGCTGCGCCACATCACCCGCTGGAACAGGCTTATTCTGATCCGCCGCATTCTCGGCCTTACGGCGCTTGCCTATGCCGCCCTGCATTTCTCGCTTTATATCGTTGACCAGAACTGGAACCTCCTGCGGGTCGCCAGTGAGATCTGGCTGCGTATCTATCTGCTGATCGGCTTTACCACCCTGCTTGGGCTGACTGCGCTCGGTGTTACCTCCACCGACGGCATGATCCGGCGAATGGGCAAAAACTGGAACCGGCTGCACAGCCTCGCCTATCCGCTGGCGGCGCTGGGTGTCCTGCACTTCTTCATGCAATCCAAAGCAGATGTCACGCAGGCGACGCTGATGGCGGGGTTTCTCATCGCCCTTCTGCTCTATCGCTTTGCCCATGCGCGGGCTTTTTCGCTTTCCTCCATCTGGACCCTTTTGGTTGTAGCGGTATTGGCGGCACTTGGGACCGCGCTTGCCGAATATCTGTGGTTCGCACTTGCAACGAAAATTCCGCCAACACGGGTGCTCTTCGCCAACCTGTCCTTCTCCTATTCAATCCGTCCCATGTGGTGGATATTGATGGCGGCACTGCTTCCAGCCCTGTGGGTCGGCATAAAACCGGCGACTCATTCACAAAGCCGCAAACTCAATCCTCTGGCGCAGAAATAA
- a CDS encoding pyridoxal phosphate-dependent aminotransferase yields the protein MAMEPQLTPLIESLPSTVPFVGPETLERKRNRPFRARLGANENGFGPAPSVITAMRDAAPDVWKYCDPENFDLKAALAAHLAATPGAIAPGAIASGNVVVGEGIDTLLGLTVRQYVREGTPVVTSLGAYPTFNFHVAGFGGRLVTVPYRNDHEDLDALLDAVRREKAPLVYFSNPDNPMGTWHEASEIEAFIAALPETTMLILDEAYGETAPASALPAIDISRPNVLRMRTFSKAYGLAGMRCGYAIGAASQITAFDKIRNHFGMNRMVQIAAIAALKDQNYLREVVARIIAGRDRIAAIAAQNGLAAIPSATNFVTIDCGRDGAYAANVLNGLIERDIFVRKPMAPVLDRCIRVSVGLEGELDLFEEKLAETLAALK from the coding sequence GTGGCCATGGAACCGCAGCTTACTCCCCTGATTGAATCGCTCCCCTCCACCGTGCCGTTTGTCGGCCCTGAGACCCTGGAGCGCAAACGCAACCGGCCATTTCGCGCCCGTCTTGGCGCCAATGAGAATGGCTTTGGACCGGCACCATCCGTCATAACAGCCATGCGGGATGCCGCGCCTGATGTCTGGAAATATTGCGATCCTGAGAATTTCGATCTGAAAGCGGCGCTTGCCGCGCATCTGGCTGCCACACCCGGTGCTATAGCACCTGGTGCAATAGCATCTGGCAATGTGGTGGTGGGCGAAGGGATTGATACGTTGCTGGGGCTGACGGTGCGCCAATATGTGCGCGAGGGGACACCGGTTGTCACATCGCTCGGCGCCTATCCGACCTTCAATTTCCATGTGGCGGGCTTTGGTGGACGGCTTGTTACTGTACCCTACCGGAACGACCATGAAGATCTCGATGCACTGCTCGACGCGGTGCGCCGGGAAAAAGCGCCGCTGGTTTATTTCTCCAACCCGGATAATCCGATGGGGACATGGCATGAGGCTTCCGAGATCGAAGCCTTTATCGCCGCCTTGCCCGAAACCACCATGCTGATTCTCGATGAGGCCTATGGCGAAACCGCTCCGGCCTCAGCCCTGCCCGCTATCGACATCTCGCGGCCCAATGTCCTGCGGATGCGGACATTCTCAAAAGCTTATGGTTTGGCGGGTATGCGCTGCGGCTATGCCATCGGCGCTGCAAGCCAGATCACGGCCTTTGATAAAATCCGCAATCATTTCGGCATGAACCGCATGGTGCAGATTGCCGCCATCGCCGCTCTCAAAGACCAAAATTACCTCCGTGAGGTGGTGGCACGCATCATAGCGGGCCGCGACCGTATCGCCGCCATTGCCGCGCAGAACGGCCTTGCCGCCATTCCCTCCGCCACCAATTTTGTCACCATTGATTGCGGTCGCGATGGCGCCTATGCCGCCAATGTTCTCAACGGCCTCATTGAGCGCGACATTTTCGTCCGCAAGCCCATGGCGCCGGTGCTTGACCGCTGCATTCGTGTCAGTGTGGGACTCGAGGGGGAGCTTGACCTGTTTGAAGAGAAGCTCGCCGAGACTTTGGCCGCATTGAAATAG
- a CDS encoding DUF423 domain-containing protein yields MAINGDNSPRATRQHDIYRPDINRIFAALAGLIGAAGIAAYAGAAHSASPHLGTIAPILFIHAPAFLALAVLAKINRAAYFGGLVLLLGLMLFIGDLASRDIAGDRLFPGAAPVGGTLLILGWLIIAATGLRAFDFRK; encoded by the coding sequence ATGGCAATCAATGGTGACAACAGTCCGCGCGCAACCCGGCAGCACGATATTTACCGCCCCGATATCAACCGGATATTCGCCGCTCTCGCTGGGTTGATCGGCGCAGCGGGTATTGCCGCCTATGCGGGCGCTGCCCACAGTGCCAGCCCGCATCTTGGCACCATCGCGCCTATCCTGTTCATCCATGCACCAGCATTTCTCGCGCTTGCAGTCCTCGCCAAGATCAACCGTGCGGCCTATTTTGGCGGCCTTGTGCTGCTGCTGGGCCTCATGCTCTTCATCGGCGACCTCGCCTCGCGTGATATTGCTGGCGACCGTCTTTTCCCCGGCGCAGCCCCCGTCGGCGGCACGCTCCTTATTCTCGGTTGGCTCATCATTGCCGCCACGGGACTTCGAGCGTTCGATTTCAGGAAGTAA
- a CDS encoding TetR/AcrR family transcriptional regulator → MARTIGSDGEKTQAAIHIAARRLIARMGYEAMSMRQLAEKVGVQPAALYRYHPTKQELLFAVMRDHMDRLLAAWRDESQSLAAPLDRLAAFIRFHIRYHVERRDDVHIANMELRSLQGEKLAVLVELRAIYENELRLILDSGSQSGQFDIDDIPLTTRAIIAMTTGVNVWFRPDDRLTVTQIAEKYVTMGLRLVGAK, encoded by the coding sequence ATGGCGAGGACAATTGGCTCAGACGGGGAAAAGACGCAGGCAGCGATTCATATCGCGGCACGGCGGCTTATTGCGCGGATGGGTTATGAGGCCATGTCCATGCGCCAGCTTGCGGAAAAGGTTGGTGTGCAGCCCGCCGCGCTCTACCGTTATCACCCCACCAAGCAGGAGCTGCTTTTCGCCGTAATGCGCGACCATATGGACCGGCTCCTCGCTGCCTGGCGGGATGAAAGCCAGAGCCTTGCCGCGCCACTGGATCGCCTTGCTGCCTTTATCCGCTTCCACATCCGCTACCACGTTGAACGGCGGGATGATGTGCATATCGCCAATATGGAACTGCGCAGCCTGCAGGGTGAAAAACTGGCCGTTCTGGTGGAGCTGCGTGCGATCTATGAAAACGAATTGAGGCTGATTCTCGACTCGGGCAGCCAATCCGGTCAATTTGATATTGATGACATTCCACTGACAACCCGGGCCATCATTGCGATGACCACGGGCGTGAATGTCTGGTTTCGCCCTGACGACAGGCTTACTGTCACGCAGATTGCGGAAAAATACGTCACTATGGGATTGCGCCTTGTTGGCGCCAAATAA
- a CDS encoding isovaleryl-CoA dehydrogenase: MYQSGLRFGLSEDLEALRETVHRFAQERIAPLAAETDRSNQFPAHLWQEMGALGLLGMTANPDFGGSGLGYLAHAIAVEEISRASASVGLSYGAHSNLCVNQINRWGTDEQKAKYLPKLCSGEHVGSLAMSEPGAGSDVVSMKLRADKKNDRYVLNGNKMWITNGPDASTLVVYAKTDPAAGSRGMTAFLVEKGFKGFSTAQKLDKLGMRGSNTCELVFEDCEIPFENVLGEEGQGVRILMSGLDYERVVLAGGPIGIMAACLDVVVPYVHERKQFGQPIGEFQLMQGKLADMYTTMNASRAYVYAVAAACDRGETTRKDAAGCILYAAEKATWCALEAIQALGGNGYINDYPTGRLLRDAKLYEIGAGTSEIRRMLIGREMFGESA, from the coding sequence ATGTATCAGTCAGGTCTGAGATTTGGACTTTCGGAAGATCTCGAAGCTCTGCGGGAGACAGTGCATCGATTTGCGCAGGAAAGAATCGCGCCGCTCGCCGCTGAAACAGACCGGAGCAACCAGTTCCCTGCGCATCTCTGGCAGGAAATGGGCGCGCTTGGTCTGCTCGGCATGACGGCGAACCCGGATTTCGGCGGCTCAGGCCTTGGCTATCTCGCCCACGCTATTGCGGTGGAAGAGATTTCCCGCGCTTCCGCCTCGGTCGGGCTTTCCTATGGCGCGCACTCGAACCTTTGCGTCAATCAGATCAACCGCTGGGGCACGGACGAGCAGAAGGCAAAATACCTGCCAAAGCTCTGTTCGGGCGAGCATGTGGGTTCACTGGCCATGTCTGAACCCGGAGCCGGTTCCGATGTCGTATCGATGAAGCTGCGCGCCGACAAGAAGAACGACCGCTATGTGCTAAACGGCAACAAGATGTGGATCACCAATGGTCCCGATGCCAGCACCCTTGTGGTCTATGCCAAGACAGACCCTGCGGCGGGTTCGCGCGGCATGACCGCATTTCTCGTCGAAAAAGGGTTCAAAGGTTTCAGCACGGCGCAAAAACTCGACAAGCTGGGCATGCGCGGTTCCAACACCTGCGAGCTGGTGTTTGAAGATTGCGAAATACCTTTTGAAAACGTACTCGGCGAAGAAGGTCAGGGCGTGCGTATTCTGATGTCCGGCCTTGATTATGAGCGCGTGGTGCTTGCCGGTGGGCCGATCGGCATCATGGCTGCCTGTCTCGACGTGGTGGTGCCTTACGTGCATGAACGCAAGCAGTTCGGCCAGCCGATTGGCGAATTCCAGCTGATGCAGGGCAAGCTTGCCGATATGTATACGACGATGAACGCTTCGCGCGCCTATGTCTATGCGGTGGCGGCGGCCTGCGACCGCGGCGAGACGACACGCAAAGATGCTGCGGGCTGCATTCTTTATGCGGCGGAAAAGGCCACATGGTGTGCGCTCGAAGCCATTCAGGCGCTCGGCGGCAATGGCTATATCAATGATTACCCGACGGGCCGGCTGCTGCGCGATGCCAAGCTTTATGAAATTGGCGCGGGCACCAGCGAAATCCGCCGTATGCTGATTGGCCGCGAAATGTTCGGCGAGAGTGCGTGA
- a CDS encoding carboxyl transferase domain-containing protein — MTILQSQITTTSETFAANAQRMRALVDDIKAKADLVTRGGTDEARKRHTSRNKLLPRDRLAQLLDPGSPFLEIGQFAAWDMYGDNIASAGLIAGIGRVSGKEVMIVVNDATVKGGTYYPLTVKKHLRAQEIAMQNNLPCIYLVDSGGANLPNQDEVFPDREHFGRIFYNQANMSAAGIPQIAVVMGSCTAGGAYVPAMSEETIMVKGQATIFLAGPPLVKAATGEDVSAEDLGGAEVHTRESGVADHYAMDDAHALAIARRIVGNLNRKKEIGLDLRKSIPPLYDPHELYGIVPTDLRQPYDVREVIARVVDGSEFDEFKQNYGTSLITGFAHLYGMPVGIIANNGVLFSESALKGTHFIELCTQRGIPLVFLQNITGFMVGRSYEAGGIAKDGAKLVTAVATARVPKVTMILGGSFGAGNYGMCGRAFSPRFLWMWPNARISVMGGEQAATVLALVKRDGIERKGGDWAAEEEAAFRAPILEKYEREGHPLYSSARLWDDGIIDPAKTRDVLALSLSAALNAPVEDTKFGVFRM, encoded by the coding sequence ATGACCATACTTCAGTCCCAGATCACCACCACATCGGAGACCTTTGCCGCCAATGCGCAACGCATGCGTGCGCTTGTCGATGATATCAAGGCAAAGGCTGATCTGGTGACAAGGGGTGGCACGGATGAGGCGCGCAAGCGCCATACGTCGCGCAACAAGCTTCTGCCGCGCGACCGGCTGGCGCAACTGCTTGATCCTGGCTCGCCCTTTCTGGAAATCGGCCAGTTTGCGGCATGGGATATGTATGGTGACAATATTGCTTCCGCCGGACTGATCGCGGGGATCGGGCGCGTTTCCGGCAAGGAAGTCATGATCGTCGTCAATGATGCCACCGTCAAAGGCGGCACCTATTACCCCTTGACCGTGAAGAAGCATCTGCGCGCGCAGGAAATCGCAATGCAGAACAATCTCCCTTGCATTTATCTTGTCGATTCCGGTGGGGCGAACCTGCCAAATCAGGACGAGGTTTTTCCGGATCGCGAGCATTTCGGCCGTATCTTCTACAATCAGGCGAATATGTCTGCCGCAGGCATTCCGCAGATCGCCGTAGTCATGGGTTCCTGCACGGCTGGCGGTGCCTATGTGCCTGCCATGTCCGAAGAAACGATCATGGTGAAGGGTCAGGCGACAATCTTCCTCGCCGGGCCACCGCTGGTGAAGGCGGCGACGGGCGAGGATGTGTCGGCGGAAGATCTGGGTGGCGCAGAGGTACACACGCGCGAGTCAGGCGTGGCTGATCACTACGCGATGGATGATGCCCATGCGCTGGCGATTGCCCGGCGCATCGTTGGAAACCTGAATCGAAAGAAGGAGATAGGACTCGACCTTCGCAAGTCGATTCCGCCTCTTTACGATCCACATGAACTCTATGGCATTGTGCCCACCGATCTGCGCCAGCCCTATGATGTGCGCGAAGTCATCGCCCGCGTGGTGGATGGTTCCGAATTTGATGAGTTCAAGCAGAATTACGGCACCAGCCTGATCACCGGTTTTGCCCATCTCTATGGCATGCCAGTTGGTATCATTGCCAATAATGGCGTGCTGTTTTCCGAGAGTGCCTTGAAGGGTACGCACTTCATTGAATTGTGTACCCAGCGCGGCATTCCGCTCGTGTTTTTGCAGAACATCACCGGCTTCATGGTCGGCCGGTCCTACGAGGCAGGCGGCATTGCCAAGGACGGCGCCAAGCTTGTCACGGCGGTCGCCACCGCGCGCGTGCCAAAGGTGACGATGATCCTTGGCGGCTCATTTGGCGCCGGTAATTACGGCATGTGCGGGCGCGCCTTCTCGCCGCGCTTCCTGTGGATGTGGCCCAACGCCCGCATTTCCGTCATGGGCGGTGAACAGGCGGCAACGGTGCTGGCACTGGTCAAGCGCGATGGTATCGAACGCAAAGGCGGCGACTGGGCCGCTGAAGAGGAAGCAGCCTTCCGCGCACCGATCCTTGAGAAATACGAACGTGAGGGCCACCCGCTCTATTCGTCAGCGCGTCTCTGGGATGATGGGATCATCGACCCGGCAAAAACCCGCGACGTGCTCGCCCTTTCGCTTTCCGCAGCCCTGAATGCACCCGTAGAGGACACCAAGTTCGGTGTCTTCAGGATGTGA
- a CDS encoding acetyl-CoA carboxylase biotin carboxylase subunit, giving the protein MFSRILIANRGEIACRVIRTAQKMGVGTVAVYSDADANALHVAMADEAVHIGGSSVSESYLRADRIIQAAIDTGAEAIHPGYGFLSENPGFVDAVVKAGLVFIGPSADSIRAMGLKDAAKRLMEKAGVPVVPGYHGEAQELVVLASKAREIGYPVLIKARAGGGGKGMRKVDNPEDFAEALGSARREAKSAFGDDRVLVEKYVSKPRHIEVQVFGDNHGNAVHLYERDCSLQRRHQKVIEEAPAPDITAEMRAAMTAAAVKAAKAINYSGAGTIEFIVDASQGLRADGFWFMEMNTRLQVEHPVTEMITGLDLVEWQLRVAAGEPLPLTQKQIPLNGHAVEARLYAEDPAKGFLPAIGTLHHLTFPASVAEGTVRIETGVRPDDTISPYYDPMIAKIVVHAKDRPAALRAMEDALLQTEIAGTVTNAAFLAALVRHEGFAAGDVDTGLIDRDLHSLVVPVAMPAGAKELAVLHASGLLTKVASDDPWTALRGYSHHAPSHYPVTLGEPGASDAPGQTTRYNIAVLGDDRFEVATPDTAIELRVRRNGESWHITGKGINLTAKTAAIPQGVAVIARGVVATFALIDPLQRADEAGGAGDRLIAPMPGLVKSVRAAAGDLVKKGQILLVLEAMKMEHTITAPHDGKIAEIVKEGAQVKEKTALVRFEELESAELTNK; this is encoded by the coding sequence ATGTTCTCCAGAATCCTCATCGCCAATCGTGGTGAAATTGCCTGCCGGGTCATCCGTACCGCGCAGAAGATGGGCGTTGGCACGGTTGCCGTCTATTCCGATGCCGATGCCAATGCGCTGCATGTGGCGATGGCTGACGAGGCTGTCCATATTGGCGGCTCGTCCGTATCGGAAAGCTATCTGCGCGCCGACCGTATCATTCAGGCAGCCATCGACACGGGTGCGGAGGCCATTCATCCGGGCTACGGATTCCTGTCGGAAAACCCGGGATTTGTCGATGCGGTGGTCAAGGCCGGGCTCGTCTTTATTGGTCCGTCGGCGGATTCGATTCGGGCCATGGGCCTGAAGGATGCGGCCAAACGATTGATGGAAAAGGCCGGGGTGCCTGTTGTTCCCGGTTATCACGGCGAAGCGCAGGAACTGGTTGTTCTGGCCTCCAAGGCACGCGAGATCGGCTATCCCGTATTGATCAAGGCCCGCGCCGGTGGCGGCGGCAAAGGCATGCGCAAGGTCGATAACCCCGAGGATTTTGCCGAAGCACTGGGCAGCGCGCGGCGCGAAGCCAAGAGCGCCTTTGGCGATGACCGCGTGCTTGTTGAAAAATACGTCTCCAAGCCGCGCCATATCGAGGTGCAGGTGTTTGGCGACAATCACGGCAATGCTGTGCATCTCTACGAACGTGATTGCTCGTTGCAACGCCGCCACCAGAAGGTGATCGAAGAAGCCCCTGCCCCTGATATTACCGCCGAAATGCGCGCGGCGATGACTGCGGCGGCGGTGAAAGCGGCCAAGGCCATCAATTATTCAGGCGCTGGAACCATTGAATTCATCGTTGATGCCAGCCAGGGCCTGCGGGCTGATGGCTTCTGGTTCATGGAAATGAACACGCGTTTGCAGGTGGAACACCCTGTAACGGAAATGATCACCGGGCTTGATCTGGTTGAATGGCAATTGCGGGTTGCGGCCGGCGAACCCTTGCCTCTGACGCAGAAGCAAATCCCGCTCAACGGCCATGCGGTGGAAGCGCGGCTTTATGCGGAAGACCCGGCCAAGGGCTTTTTGCCTGCCATCGGCACCCTGCACCACCTGACTTTTCCAGCATCTGTTGCAGAAGGCACAGTGCGCATCGAAACCGGTGTGCGCCCTGACGATACGATCTCGCCCTATTACGATCCGATGATTGCCAAGATTGTCGTACACGCGAAAGATCGTCCGGCAGCGCTGCGCGCCATGGAAGATGCACTGTTGCAGACGGAGATTGCGGGTACAGTCACCAATGCGGCATTTCTGGCGGCACTGGTGCGGCACGAAGGCTTCGCGGCCGGCGACGTGGATACCGGGCTTATCGACCGCGATCTTCATAGCCTCGTTGTTCCCGTGGCAATGCCGGCAGGCGCCAAAGAACTGGCTGTCCTGCATGCCAGCGGCCTTCTGACAAAGGTTGCATCCGATGACCCTTGGACGGCGCTGCGCGGTTATAGCCACCACGCGCCGTCCCACTATCCGGTGACACTGGGCGAACCCGGCGCATCTGATGCACCCGGGCAGACAACCCGCTATAACATTGCCGTTCTCGGCGATGATCGCTTTGAAGTTGCGACACCAGATACTGCCATTGAACTGCGCGTCCGGCGCAATGGCGAAAGCTGGCATATCACTGGCAAGGGCATCAACCTGACAGCCAAGACAGCAGCGATACCGCAAGGTGTCGCCGTGATTGCGCGGGGTGTGGTGGCAACGTTCGCGCTCATCGATCCGCTCCAGCGGGCCGATGAAGCGGGCGGTGCGGGCGACCGATTGATCGCGCCAATGCCCGGTCTGGTAAAATCCGTCCGTGCAGCGGCGGGTGATCTGGTAAAGAAAGGCCAGATACTTCTGGTTCTGGAAGCCATGAAGATGGAACATACCATCACCGCACCGCATGACGGCAAAATCGCTGAAATCGTCAAGGAAGGGGCGCAGGTGAAGGAAAAGACCGCGCTGGTTCGCTTTGAAGAACTCGAATCCGCCGAGTTGACCAATAAGTGA
- a CDS encoding Dps family protein translates to MATKSLQTIKRAPTATPSDLGTEATRDIAAAVNALLADTFALYIKTKNFHWHMSGPHFRDYHLMLDEQAAQIFDMTDVLAERVRKIGGTTLRSIGQISAQQRLLDNDANFVTPEDMLAELRDDTRTFIGYLRQVHELCDEYHDSATTSIIENYIDESERRHWFLFEATRTGPAGV, encoded by the coding sequence ATGGCTACCAAATCACTGCAGACGATCAAGCGAGCCCCCACAGCAACGCCCAGCGATCTGGGCACCGAGGCAACACGCGATATCGCAGCGGCTGTCAATGCGCTGCTTGCCGATACATTCGCGCTCTATATCAAAACAAAGAACTTCCACTGGCACATGAGCGGACCGCATTTTCGCGATTATCACCTGATGCTGGACGAGCAGGCCGCGCAAATCTTCGATATGACCGACGTTCTGGCGGAACGGGTACGCAAGATCGGCGGCACGACGCTGCGCTCCATCGGGCAAATCTCCGCGCAACAACGCCTGCTCGATAATGACGCGAATTTCGTCACGCCGGAAGATATGCTGGCGGAACTGCGCGACGACACAAGAACCTTTATTGGCTATCTCCGGCAGGTGCATGAACTTTGCGATGAATATCACGATAGCGCCACCACGAGCATCATCGAGAATTACATCGATGAATCGGAACGCCGCCATTGGTTTCTGTTCGAAGCAACCCGGACCGGACCGGCGGGTGTCTGA
- a CDS encoding LysR family transcriptional regulator, with protein MNPPLDSDLLRTFLAVATTGNVTRAAEKIGRTQSAVSIQIKRLEEVLGESVFERGSRGVTLTPQGQSLLVNANRIVGLLDETMASIRAKPLGGPVRIGLPEEYGYTVLPRALAAFASQHPQVQVTVKCDYSAKQMAALEADELDLAVIFNWEPPTMGEVLFVDPTVWVTSEVHCVHEITPVPIAVYQRSDWCQKFAIGSLDRHKINYRVAYSCDTGGGLKIAAVSGLAIAPLARSNIPPGCRELTETEGFPVIDSSNVVLRRNPRMTNPAIEGMAKVIRDAFQPMGTAAL; from the coding sequence ATGAACCCTCCTCTCGACAGTGATCTGCTCCGCACATTTCTGGCGGTGGCCACGACAGGCAATGTTACACGCGCGGCGGAGAAAATCGGCCGGACGCAATCGGCGGTGAGTATCCAGATCAAACGACTTGAGGAAGTGCTGGGCGAAAGTGTTTTCGAACGCGGTTCACGCGGTGTCACCCTGACACCTCAGGGTCAGTCGCTGCTCGTTAATGCCAACCGCATTGTCGGTCTGCTGGATGAGACCATGGCGTCAATCAGAGCCAAACCGCTTGGTGGACCGGTGCGGATCGGCCTTCCCGAAGAATATGGCTATACGGTACTGCCACGCGCGCTTGCCGCCTTTGCCAGCCAGCATCCGCAGGTGCAGGTGACGGTCAAATGTGACTATTCGGCAAAACAGATGGCCGCCCTTGAGGCGGATGAGCTGGATCTGGCCGTGATTTTCAACTGGGAGCCGCCAACAATGGGCGAAGTGCTGTTTGTCGACCCAACTGTCTGGGTCACGTCGGAAGTGCATTGCGTGCATGAAATTACGCCTGTTCCCATTGCCGTTTATCAACGATCCGACTGGTGCCAGAAATTCGCCATTGGGTCGCTGGACAGACACAAGATCAATTATCGCGTGGCCTATAGCTGCGATACGGGCGGCGGTTTGAAAATAGCCGCGGTTTCGGGCCTTGCGATTGCGCCGCTGGCACGCAGCAATATTCCGCCGGGCTGCCGCGAACTGACCGAGACGGAGGGCTTTCCGGTGATCGATTCATCGAATGTGGTGTTGCGGCGCAATCCACGGATGACAAATCCGGCGATCGAAGGCATGGCGAAAGTTATCCGCGATGCTTTCCAGCCCATGGGGACGGCGGCTCTTTAG
- a CDS encoding sel1 repeat family protein — protein sequence MARFDLQNIDAGHVGGTAETDILFEMGIMYATGRDCEVDHVAAHKWFNIAAIKGSERAAELRAELVKTMTKVDLATAMREAREWMTSH from the coding sequence ATGGCACGCTTTGATCTTCAGAATATCGATGCCGGACACGTCGGCGGAACAGCGGAAACGGACATTCTCTTTGAGATGGGCATCATGTACGCCACCGGCCGCGACTGCGAAGTTGATCACGTTGCTGCGCATAAATGGTTCAACATTGCTGCAATCAAGGGCAGCGAACGCGCTGCGGAATTACGGGCCGAACTGGTCAAGACCATGACCAAGGTGGATCTGGCTACGGCAATGCGCGAAGCCCGCGAATGGATGACCTCGCACTAA